The Sinorhizobium fredii genome contains the following window.
CAGCTCGGAACGCCGCGGGACATCTATAACGACCCGCGCACGCTCTTCGTCGCCGGCTTCATCGGCTCGCCGGCGATGAACCTCATCTCCGGCGAGGTGAAGGACGGCGTGTTTGCCAGTGCGGGTCTCCGGGTAGGGGGTGCTGGAAACGTCAGCATTCCGCGCGCCGTGCTCGGGGTGCGTCCGGAGGATGTCCATGTGGTGAACCCGGAAGACCCTGGTGCAAACCTGGTAGCGCCGATCTATTCGGTGGAACTCACCGGCGAAAACACGCTTGTCAGCCTGCAACTCGGCGGCCGGCTCATGACCGTGCGCGCCGACAAAAACTTCGCCGGCCAGATCGACCAGCGGGTCGGCGCCAGGATCGAGACGGACCGGATGTTCCTGTTCGATGCGGAGACGGAGCGACGTGTCGATTTCTAGACTCATAGGACATTGTAAGGGAGGTGCCGCGATACGTCGCCTTCGCCTTGCGGGAACCGCGGCAATCGCTCTCCTCACGGCATCCGCAGCGCTCGCGACCGGGGCCGGGCCTATCGCCGGCAATCCGCTCATCGCGGTTTCGGCTGGTCCCTTCGTCTTCGGCCGCGACGACGGCCCTGACAACGAACGCCCGCGGCGCGTGGTGCAGGGACGGCCATTCGCGATCAACCGCACCGAGATCACCAACCGGCAATATGAAGCCTTCGTGGCGGCGAGCGGCCACCGTCGCGCCTTTTATGCCGATCACCCGCTCCTGGGACTTCCCGATCGGCCGGTCGTCGGCGTCAGCTGGGGCGATGCGATTGCCTTCTGCCGCCACTACGGCCTCGCTCTGCCGTCGGAGCAACAATATGAGAGAGCGGCGCGGGGCGTGGAAGGTGATGCCTTTCCCTGGCAGGAGGGGCCTCGCGACGAGGCGCGGGCCAATGTCGGTGCCGATGTCTGCTGCTCCGGTGATGAAAGGGATGGCTATCCGATGACGGCGCCGGCAGAGTCCTTCGCCGCGGGCGCCAGCCGGGAAGGCGTGCTCAACCTCGTCGGCAATGTCTGGGAATGGACGAGCGACGTTTATGCGCCTTACGTAGGCGTATCGACTACCGCCGAGGGTCGCCATCGCGTGCTTCGTGGCGGATCCTGGAACAGCGACGCACGCCACCTGACAACCACTTACCGGCTCGCCTATGATCCCGACTTCCGTTTCGCAGCTAATGGCGGCTTCCGATGCGTCCGCTCCTCGCCCTGATCATCGCTGCCGGGGTCCTGCTTCTGGCACATAGCGCGGGTGCCGAGCCCGTGGCGGCAGCGGGCTACCGCTTCGCGACGGTTCATGTCCCCGGCGCCGCCTTTGCCGGTCTTGCGCGCGACGGCGATACGTTGCTCGTCACCGATCTTGCGAAGGGCCGCCTTTATCGCCGCGATGCGAACGGGTACCTTGTCGCCTTCGGTCCCGTCTTTCCCCATGGCCCCGACGTGGTAGGCGACCCGACGGGGCCCTATCGTGCCGTTCGTGTCGGTGGCGAGTTCATCGTGGCCCAGGGATGGACGCCGACCAACGCCGATCAGAACCCGCTCGATCACAGCCTGGTCGCGGTCGATGACGCAGGCAAGACGCGGATCATCAGCAATGATTTCTGGAACCCGTTCGATTTCGTCGCCGTCGACCAAGGCTTCTACGTCGTCGACGCGGCGCGCAACAGCGTCGAGCATGTAAGACGCGATGGTCGAAGGAGGACGCTTATCAGTTTCCGCCGATTGCCTCAGGCGGCAGGAGCCTTGCAGAGCCTTTCGCCGACGGAATTCGCGGCGGGCAGCGGCTACGAGGTCGATGCCGTACCGACCGGCATAACGCTTCACAGAGGGCGCCTCTATGTCGCGCTCTTCGGCGGCTTTCCCTTCCTTGCCGGGGCAGGGAAGGTCGTTTCGATCCCCACCGTGGGCGCCTCCGAACCGCGCCTCGAGGCCGACGGACTGAACGCGCCGGTGGCGATTGCCTTTGCGGGTGACGGAGGCATGCTCGTGCTCGAACACGGGACCTACGATCAGAAGCAAGGCTTCGCAAATGGCAGCGGCCGACTGCTGAGGATGGATGCTGAAACGAAGAGCAGAAGCACCATCTTCGACGGCTTGACACGGCCGGTCTCGGTGCTCGTCTTGGACGAGCGGCAAGTTATCGTTTCCGATCTTGCCGGCAACCTGCACGTTCTGGCGCGTCAGTAGCGCGCCGACAGCCCTGTTCTTCCCCCGATGCTGCTCCATATCTCCAGCGGCACCACAGGAAAGCAGGAGAGAAGACATGCGCATTGAACCGGCCTTCCTGTTCGATCTCGACGGCACGCTCGTCGACAGCGTCTACCAACATGTGCTTGCCTGGAAGGAAGCGCTCGAGGGCGAGGACATCGACCTCTCGGTCTGGCGCATCCACCGCAAGATCGGCATGAGCGGCGGCCTCTTCACCAACCAACTGCTGCGCGAGACGGGCGTGGAGATCAGCCCGGAACGGGTGGCGCGTCTGCGACAACGCCATGCCGAGGCTTACAAGCGGCAGGCGGATCGCATCCGGCCGCTGCCGGGCGCGCGCTCTCTTTTGCAATGGCTCACTGACACAAAGATTCCCTGGGCGATCGCCACCAGCGGCCGGATGGAGACGGCTGCCGTCAATCTCGCTGCTCTCGGCGTCGACCCGGCCGTCGTGCCGGTTGTGACCCGGGACCTGGTCAAATACGCCAAGCCCGATCCGGATCTCTTCGTTGCGGCCGCCGAGCGGCTCAGCGCCCCGATCGAGACGGCGGTCGTCGTCGGCGACAGCATCTGGGACATGCTGGCGGCGGTTCGCTGCCGCGCCTTGGGCGTCGGGCTATTGAGCGGCGGCTATGGGCTTGAAGAGTTGCGGCACGCCGGCGCGTTCCGCATCTATGAGGATCCCGCCGACATGCTCATGCATATCGACGAGGTCGGCGGGCGTCGGTGATCGACGCCTGGAGCTCAGTGTTTGGTGGTCGTTTCCTCGCGAACCGCTTCCTCGTGGTACCAGCAGCCGTCAATGGCAGCCGCGCACACGTCCGACGAAGTGAGATCCGCTTGGCGCTGTGCTTCGGAACGACGATCTTCGGCCTTGCGCGAGATGCGTGTCGGGAACTGATAGATCGTCGCACTCTTGCCGTGGAAACTCGTGGCCATGCTCTGGTCTCCGGTGAGTCCTGTCGAGAAAAGATAGTACGCCGCGGCAGAAATTGCACATCATTTACGCGAATTGCCGAAAAATCGTTCAATTGAATGCCGGAATCGCAAGCACGCGCCCTCATTGCGCTTGAGGGAGCGTATTCAATGCGATTTTTTAGGCAGCTGCGCGCAACTGACGCATTTTGGAGCAGGTGCTCCTTCGCCGCTCATGGCGGACACTTGAACGTCAAGTGCAGGAGAGGCGCGGGATATCCAGCAAAATCAAGGGGGTGAAACGAAGTCAGCGCCTCGGGGGTCGATTTGCCGTTCGCCGCGACCCTGACCGGCAGCCACTTGGAATCCAGTTTGAGTCCCCTGCGGGTCAAAAAAAGATTCGCACCCACCACCGAGTTGGCACGCTTGATGCTTGAAGGGAGTCGATCCCTAGTGGTCTGGCACGTTTTTCGTGCAAGGCCGCGCCAGGAATTGCTCAAACCTCGCAGCACCACGTTAGAGAGATTCGCTAATGACCAAGTATAAGCTCGAGTACATCTGGCTCGATGGCTACACGCCCGTACCAAATCTCCGCGGCAAGACGCAGATCAAGGAATTCGACGCGTTCCCGACGCTCGAGCAACTGCCGCTCTGGGGTTTCGACGGCAGCTCGACGAACCAGGCCGAAGGCCGCAGCTCCGATTGCGTGCTGAAGCCGGTCGCCGTCTACCCGGATCCGGTCCGCACCAATGGCGTGCTGGTCATGTGCGAGGTCATGATGCCGGACGGCAAGACGCCGCATCCGTCGAACAACCGCGCCACCATCCTCGACGACGAAGGCGCCTGGTTCGGTTTCGAGCAGGAATACTTCTTCTACAAGGACGGCCGTCCGCTCGGCTTCCCGGAGCAGGGCTACCCGGCACCGCAGGGCCCGTACTACACCGGCGTCGGCTACAAGAACGTCGGCAACATCGCGCGCCAGATCGTCGAAGAACACCTCGACATCTGCCTGGCCGCCGGCATCAACCATGAAGGCATCAACGCCGAAGTGGCCAAGGGCCAGTGGGAATTCCAGGTCTTCGGCAAGGGCTCCAAGAAGGCTGCCGACGAAGTCTGGATGGCTCGTTACCTGCTGCAGCGCCTGACGGAAAAATACGGCATCGACGTCGAGTACCACTGCAAGCCGCTTGGCGACACCGATTGGAACGGCTCGGGCATGCACTGCAACTTCTCGACCGCCTACATGCGCGAAGTTG
Protein-coding sequences here:
- a CDS encoding HAD family hydrolase, whose protein sequence is MRIEPAFLFDLDGTLVDSVYQHVLAWKEALEGEDIDLSVWRIHRKIGMSGGLFTNQLLRETGVEISPERVARLRQRHAEAYKRQADRIRPLPGARSLLQWLTDTKIPWAIATSGRMETAAVNLAALGVDPAVVPVVTRDLVKYAKPDPDLFVAAAERLSAPIETAVVVGDSIWDMLAAVRCRALGVGLLSGGYGLEELRHAGAFRIYEDPADMLMHIDEVGGRR
- a CDS encoding ScyD/ScyE family protein: MRPLLALIIAAGVLLLAHSAGAEPVAAAGYRFATVHVPGAAFAGLARDGDTLLVTDLAKGRLYRRDANGYLVAFGPVFPHGPDVVGDPTGPYRAVRVGGEFIVAQGWTPTNADQNPLDHSLVAVDDAGKTRIISNDFWNPFDFVAVDQGFYVVDAARNSVEHVRRDGRRRTLISFRRLPQAAGALQSLSPTEFAAGSGYEVDAVPTGITLHRGRLYVALFGGFPFLAGAGKVVSIPTVGASEPRLEADGLNAPVAIAFAGDGGMLVLEHGTYDQKQGFANGSGRLLRMDAETKSRSTIFDGLTRPVSVLVLDERQVIVSDLAGNLHVLARQ
- a CDS encoding glutamine synthetase beta-grasp domain-containing protein, with the protein product MTKYKLEYIWLDGYTPVPNLRGKTQIKEFDAFPTLEQLPLWGFDGSSTNQAEGRSSDCVLKPVAVYPDPVRTNGVLVMCEVMMPDGKTPHPSNNRATILDDEGAWFGFEQEYFFYKDGRPLGFPEQGYPAPQGPYYTGVGYKNVGNIARQIVEEHLDICLAAGINHEGINAEVAKGQWEFQVFGKGSKKAADEVWMARYLLQRLTEKYGIDVEYHCKPLGDTDWNGSGMHCNFSTAYMREVGGKDYFEALMAAFEKNLMEHIEVYGPDNHLRLTGKHETAPWNKFSYGVADRGASIRVPHSFVNNGYKGYLEDRRPNSQGDPYQIASRVLKTIASVPAQVSKVA
- a CDS encoding formylglycine-generating enzyme family protein, with amino-acid sequence MALLTASAALATGAGPIAGNPLIAVSAGPFVFGRDDGPDNERPRRVVQGRPFAINRTEITNRQYEAFVAASGHRRAFYADHPLLGLPDRPVVGVSWGDAIAFCRHYGLALPSEQQYERAARGVEGDAFPWQEGPRDEARANVGADVCCSGDERDGYPMTAPAESFAAGASREGVLNLVGNVWEWTSDVYAPYVGVSTTAEGRHRVLRGGSWNSDARHLTTTYRLAYDPDFRFAANGGFRCVRSSP
- a CDS encoding DUF2735 domain-containing protein, producing MATSFHGKSATIYQFPTRISRKAEDRRSEAQRQADLTSSDVCAAAIDGCWYHEEAVREETTTKH